The sequence agACTCAGCCAGATAGAACACATGAGCTTACACTCACAAAACTGGCATTTGAAATCTACCTACTATCGCTAGCATTGTCTTTATCATGCATTTGTCTTTACATGTACTTGCCTACAAGAAACTTCTACTAATATCAAAGTTTTCAGAACTGAATTCAGGAACCGAGCTTCATACAAGTGGCTTTCCTTACCCGGTCGCGCTGCGTGTGCTCCCGCGGCGGCGCATTGCGCAAGCGCGGCTGCGCGCGAGTATATagcgcggcggcgagcgctcgGCAGCACAGACGCAGCAACAAGCAAGTCAACATGAAAGCCTTCGTGAGTAGAGTGTGTGGCGTGTGGTGCGCAGTGTGCGGTGCAGTGCTCAGCATGTAACTCTGTTCCAGATCGTCCTGTGCGCGCTGGTGGCGGTGGCGGCGAGCGCCGCGGTGCGCGAGAAGCGCGGCTACAGCAGCGGCTGGAGCGGCTCCCTGGGCGGCTACTCCGGCGGCCTGTCCGGCGGCTACTCCGGCGGCCTCTCCGGCGGCTACTCCGGTGGCTACTCCGCGCCCGCTGCCCAGGTGGTCGCCGTCAACAAGGTGGTGAACGTGCAGCGCGAGGTCACCGTGCCGCAGGTGGTCAACGTGCGCAAGATCGTCTCCGTGCCGCAGGTGGTCACCGTCAAGCAGGTCGTGCCCGTCTCCGGCGGGTACGGCGGCTCCCTCGGCGGCGGCTACTCCTCCGGCTCCATCGGCTACTCCTCGGGCTACTCCTCCGGCGGCATCTCCTCCGGCGGACACGGCGGCTCCGGCTGGTGGTGAACACTCTAGTCACCGACTCTCTAGTTAATGtacaaactgtaaataaaatatttaattttatgcaacATTTTCTTGCATACCTCCTGGCGTTGCCCATAATGCTCAACTCAGTCATGCCCGCAATGCTCACCCCAAACACATACGACAATAAACGAAAACGAACAAGATGACATATCTACAGTACGGTCTAGTAtacttattatacttatttctgAGCTTTCcgaagtttataaaaaatactgaaccgaaTATGACTGATTACTTACTTCAGTTGttgaaggtaggtaggtaccaactCTTTGCAAAAGGTAAACGGATTTGAGCAAATTTCTTCAAGATAAAAAGCCATtaattcaaagtaggctgaaaatctgcgcttttcaaagttcaaatttacaaagacagctcccaaaacgcccgcccttcaccacttcctatatgttttgctgggaaaagaagtggtggaacaaactcccacaacacaattctgtccgtatggtttgaagaaccaataaaaaatatacaaaatattacaaatatccTACTATCCTACCCTACTAGTCCTACTAGTCCTActagtctatacatataataaatctgtaaaaactgtgtctgtacattgaatatattaaaaaaataataattgggtggggtttagaaacagtaatggagcacaaatccaaaaaaaaaattttgtctgtatgtctgtatgtctgcatgtctgtatgtctgtatgtctgtttgtttgtacacgctaatcttccgaactactgaacggatttcaattattttttctttgttgtatcagtattaagcctggtcaacatataggctataatttatcttcgaaacttgaagacctgatgcagaacaccaacagaccaacaaaactataagagatacaaaaatggtgccatgacaaaaattgtttcatgtgatgagcattttcagctgagataataaatttgaagatctggataacctgatgtggaaccccaagagcccagcttctctgtaccatatacaggtatgacgttttagcaaaagttgttcaatttgataagcactttctattgatttatacaaattgaagatctaaaacacctgatgtggaactccaggggcccagctagactatagcatatagaggtgtgacgttttagcaaaagttgttcaatttgataagcactttctattgacttatacaaattgaagatctaaaacacctgatgtggaactccaggggcccagctagactatagcatatagaggtatgacgtttgaGCACAAGttgttcaatctaataagcactctctgttgacttataaaaattgaagatgtaaagcacctgatgtggaactccaggagatgtatagaaatgaatgttatgaaataggtggtatggtgaatcaaaaaaagtaattagtccgtcttttagataaccctaaaataatggacacgtatttttcttttctctctctgacaaacaaataataacgaagatacaacaac is a genomic window of Helicoverpa armigera isolate CAAS_96S chromosome 16, ASM3070526v1, whole genome shotgun sequence containing:
- the LOC126055462 gene encoding chorion class B protein L11-like, whose amino-acid sequence is MKAFIVLCALVAVAASAAVREKRGYSSGWSGSLGGYSGGLSGGYSGGLSGGYSGGYSAPAAQVVAVNKVVNVQREVTVPQVVNVRKIVSVPQVVTVKQVVPVSGGYGGSLGGGYSSGSIGYSSGYSSGGISSGGHGGSGWW